From the Hevea brasiliensis isolate MT/VB/25A 57/8 chromosome 13, ASM3005281v1, whole genome shotgun sequence genome, the window TGAGCTCCCTCAAAGCGCTCATGACTGACTCAATCATCAAAATCAtggtaaaaaaaaattactataatAAGGAATTATAGTATGTACAGAATCAATTCCTAGCCCTAAAAAGCTGCAGCATTTTCTGTAATGCTGTTCAACTTTTatccattattttttttatttttattatttgtccTAATACTGTTATTCTCTCTCTAACATTTAATTAGTTATGTATTGGAGGCTTTCTTCTTGCTGGAGAATAGTCCATAATGTCCACATAGTGATCATCGTGGGTCACCTCCTGGCGCGCAGAAGTTGGCGATGAATTAATGGTAAATTTCTCTCGTTCCCCAACTACTTCTCCATTACTTGATCTGTCCTTTGAAGACATTGAATTAGCTTTATTTTCTCCTCTATTTTCCTCATTCTGTACAATCATACAGAGGAATTAAAATAGCAGAtaagtatgtatatatatatatatatatatatatatatatatatacactaccctagctaaataaatttaattaattaatttttaactatATAGTTATTAACAACCAACCttggaggaggtggtggtgggAGAAGTAGTAGAGGTGGTCACAGTAGTAAGTTTTCTATTCATTCCTGCAACCATAGATATCAGAAACCATTAACTAAGTATATGTCATGATATGGACTGATAAAACTAGACAGGTTATGTGAGTATTCAAGAAATTAActagtaaataataataatatagtttGATCTGCTTCTTGGGGGGCAAAACTTGCTTTGTGGAGTACATGAACATGGGTTTAAGTCTTATAAAACCCAGCAGCTGGCTCCTATGTCAGAGTTCCAAAATTAGTTGCTAAATAAAAACATGAATTTCAAGTCATCAATATCATCCTAGCTAGCTAGATTGAGAACTGAGAAACTAATGGTGTATAGGTTTGTGATGCCTAGGTCCACAGTAATCTTCATGAATTCTTGGTAATGGGTGGGGTGGTGATGATTTCTTGGATACTGCAGAGACTCTTTTCTTCAAGGTACCTGTACAATGCCCTTCTTTGCAGAGAATAACCTCTCCAAAAGCACCACTACTTCTTTCTATCAGGGAACTCTTGTCCTCCTGTATATAACAAGAAACATTTCCCATCAAAACTGGAAGAAAAATGAAGAGGGAAAAACTCATTTGAACAGCTAGCTCTAAACTTTTCCATATATAAAGCATGAAAAAACAGAATACCCACATGGATTTTTTGATGCCCAACTTGCATAAATCCTTTTTCCAAGCGAATCCCTACACAGAAAGAACAACCTATGTTTAGAACTTGGAACTtaatcacacacatgcacaatgCCAAAATAAGAACTCTTTTGAAAGTTCATAAGAAAGATGTTTTTTAGCATACCTTTAGCCTCGTGGAGGAGAAAGGACAGAAGCAGAAGAGAGACTAATAAAGAAGGCTTCATCTGGAGAAAATATTTGTGAAGAATAGGAGTGGGAGATGGGTAAGGACTAGCAATAGCAGTTTTGGTACACCTAAGGTCAGGTACAGAATGTGGGTTTCTCTTAAACTTTGGCTACTCCCTCTTAAAACTTGAATCTGATAAGATCTTGTGAATGAGTGAATGGTAGATAGCATGGGTGCTTAAATATATATACATGGTTTTAAGGGCCCACAATAAGTTCTCTCCAATAAGAACTTTAAGAAGGGGATTTTTCTTCCACTTGTGTTTCCCCCTCGTCTTTCTACTGTAAAGTGCTACTTTCTTTAGTTGAATGGAAATGACTAATCATTGATATATTAGGGCAACCTTATTGTTCAATAATGGAAAAAGGCTTGTGGGTCTTTGTTTATGAGTTTGATTGGAGCTTAAAAAGCCTATGAGGTTAGTTTTGTACTTTCGAAAGATGGCTACTCCATTTTCTTTTTGTCTCTTTCAACCCATTTTCTCTCCTATTTTTGCttctctaaaattattttttttattgaatagaaaaagcTAATCATTTTCGGTTAGGTAATTATATCCAaatgtttttattttaaattatatatcttAATCTTTGAAATTGTAAGCAATTGTATCTAAATCTCTTAATATTATGATTAATTTTGTTAATCACAATAAAATGCATTGATtgaaaattacttttttttttaatttcttgttgttATCAATCACTGTTTTAGGTGAATAAAATTCAAAATCCCTAAATTGATTTTAAGGTTTTGACTATAATTGCTCTTAATATAATGAGATATGAGGTCCAAAattataacatttaaatataattactaATTAACGAAAATATTTAATCCTTTTTATTCAAAAGGTTTTTTTATTAGACTTCAATTAAAATTCAAACTTATAATTCatagttatgaaaataatttcaatactattatttacatataaaaaaagTAAATTGTAAGTTTGATGAACTATAAAATAAGAAATAATCTCTTTGTTTTATGAAAAAGATGAAATTCTTACTTCTCCATCTTTAAATAGTGTAAAAAGATTACAATTAGGCTTAGACGTAATCCACCAAATGCAAGACTTTAGTGAAAGGCTAAGAGCTTGAGCAGTGTCTAATTTGTCTTACATTATTTTATGCAAGAGGGATTAGGTCACATTTTGAGATTAGACAGATGATTAGCAACCTGTCAAGGATTCATTATCTCGTACCATCGTCTGTTCTCTTTGCAAGTCAACTTCTACTTTTAGCTTAGAATACTAAGCAGATCATATGGCTCTATAATCATAGGAGAGTTCCCTTTTGAGTGATTAATCAATATCAGATTGCCATTAGATTATAGCCCATGCTGTAACTTTTTATCACAGCATGTAAATTGGAAGATTGTAAAATAGAGATGGGACGCCTTTGATTATTCTAATCCTAGCTAGATTGTGTCATAGATTTTCAACTGCCTTTAGGCGTAACTTTTGCAAAAGTTGGAAAATAACGTTATAGATTTCTCTTGCATTCATTGTATGATTATATGAAATTATTGTCTTTTGTGTGAATTTATAAATTTACTTTTCAACAATAAAgtacttttttttttgtaatcATCTTCCTTAAATAGGTTCACTTTTTTGTGAGTCTAAAATACCAATTGAAACTAGTTGGGATTAAATCCCAACATCGATAAATGAAAAGGTAAATATAAGTATTTAGATTGTAACGTTAACTTTACTAGTTATTTTGATGTGTAAAGTaacttaatcatttatataagttagattaaaacaaataaataaatatataatttgacCAACACTCTCTTTGAATTTGACAAAACTGTATAATCTGACTGATACCATGTGAGATTGTCAGTATAGTTTAATTATTTGAATTCAGGATTACTTCCATCAAAATCATTTAAACCAATTCAATTTGACTCTCTtgctatttttttcattttcaattttttgttattttttgatGTGTGACTTTACAGAAAGGTCATGTCTCTTACATTTTGCACAAtttctatttatatatatatactttatccTTAGAAGATTTGAAAAATTTTCATTGGCAAAATGTATATTGATACACTTAATAAATTATTTGGGATTAACCTACTGCATATATAAGACTTTATTTTAACATATCAAACACTTGAACCGTTGTTTTTCataacaattaaatataaatttattgaatttatGTTTTTGACGTATGCTGttatattaaaaatgataatGAATTAAGAGAGTGAGGATTCAAATATGAGTCTGTTGAATGTTAAGTGAATTATATATTTTCAGTTATTTGGCTACAAATTGGTCTATGTATTGCTGATAGTACTCTTAACTCatttaattgaataattaataaTGAAAAAACAAAAAAGACTTCATCTCTTACCTTTGCTGCTGAACCGATGTTGTTTCTTACCTCAAAAGCGTCAACTCTTCCCCTTTGCCTTCTTCTATCAATTTCTCCAATTCACCTTCAATCTCTGCTTTTGCTCTGAAATGTGATTCTCTATTCTTTGGAAGAAGAAAAAGACAGGTTGAAAAGGAAGGGGACTTTAGCACAGAACAAGATGAGAGTGGGTAgcaaaattgtaaaataaatttttttattttatttaataataatataattattttatatcaacattattttttcaattcaataaaaatttaatctaataaataataattaatgaattatataatgggaaaaattatttttgaattttaatattcattaaattaaaaagtaaaatttaaaacTACAATAAATTAATCTCAAATAATTGGAAAGTGGGCATTGTCCATTCTTATTTTAACCCTTAAAACATGTATCTGAAGATAGGACCATAAGTTAAAATATGAGATAAGATTAACGTGCAAAGCAGTTGGGGGCATTCAATGAGGAGAAAGAATTGGAGGCCACCACATCAGCAAATGACATAGAACGGGGCCCACGTGTCGCCTGGGGAATGAGATTGGTAATAACCTATTTGGAGATGTGGTTTTTTCATTTGCTTTCCACAttttaaatactttaaaaaaattagtttaaaattatttaattattttaaaatcttaaaacaTATAAAATTTGTTTCAAAGGGGCGCCCATTCCACATGGGTCCTCACATACATGACATGGCAAGAAAGTTTTCCTCCACTTCAAGACTGAATATATTAGGAGGTGTTTAATAAAatgttaaaataccaaaaattaaatgttatttaaattttaattttttttgaaaaagtaattattaatttagattttttaaaattaatatttaattttttaaaaaatataaatactaataagatgaaaaattaacttaatttttttatatatctaaataatattaataaaaagataaaaattataagaataataattATTTCTTATTAATCTCATATCAAATACTCGCTTAGGATGACTTTACTGTAAAAACATCGACTAGTCTATTTTTAGTGTTTTGAGTTGGTTAAATTGCAAGCCGTAAGATTAGTTAATTCAGGTTAATTTgcctttaaaattttatttattaaattaaatcatatttttttattaatttacttaattttaaaatatgaaaaaaattttaaaaaatattttttatgaaaatatttttcattgtttgTTTGCAATGTTAAAACTAATAGTATATATTTATGTTATGTATAATGTATaagttttttatatatatattttaatgaaattatcaaaattttaaaaataaaagataatttgctcttatgaaaagagaaaatcattttctttaaaaatgacttaattttctttttgactaAAAAAATATTTCTCATTAATGTATcccaaatattaaaaaaatgtagaaaatattttttacataaaacaaataaagccttaattttatttttacaattGGTTCTAACCGAGGCTCAAAGAGTTTTTATCTTAGCttataagttaattaaaataatttataaactctaaaaataagttgatttatttatttataacaatttttaaacttataagttgagtttataatttaaaaaaaaaataaggtagggtgattcattttttttttttagtatttataAGCTCTGCACTTATAAGTTAGTTtgattaagtatttaatttttaaagttttatcataaatttcatttaatattatttttagtcattttaataataaatatacttataaatTACTTTTTACCAAACACATTAACTATATATCAGTCACTTATAAGTATTTTAACTAAATACATGactgattaaaattttaaatacttataatcTAAAATTAGTTTATAGttaatttttataagttaagCCAAACACTCTCTCAAACTCATGACATCATATTTCTAAAAATGATTTAAGTACTATTAATTAAAACTCaatagaaattaaaaattaattttcaattatctAATTAAATGATAGTTAATCATTTTATATTTCTCTTTTCAAAATAAACTATGAGAGTTTTTATAAAGAAATTCAAAATCTACTAAGTCATAAAATCTTGATGTTATGTCAACTTAAATACTAGTTTAATTAGTTGTTGGGGACTTCCCCACTTTTAATGCCTACGTTAAGGAACGACAAGACCTATTGCTTGCTATAGTTCTCTATTCTAATATGCTGAATACAAAGATGATGATATCACGTAGGAACCGAGGATTTGAAACTATCAAAAATAGAACATGATGATGCTACTTTAGGAAACATTCTTTTGTAAGCATCTACTTCTTAATTATACTTAAGTGTACTTACTACTTCCtaagttgtaaattaaaaaataattttactagAAATGAGGAatgaattattaatttaaaaaaaataataaaattatgagTTGGTTTGTTCAAGGTGATGTCACTTTTTGGAAACATTGTTTGTTTTTGTTGCTAGTAAAGTTAGGTCAGTAATCTTTCGAGTTTTGTACTATAGAAGATTATTGCTTTATTAGTTAGCACATTTTGAGCAATTAGTGGAATATGTCATGAATTATAGAACTCAATAAAATAATTTCGAGCCTTCATTTGAGCAAATCGTGTCAGATTATGTTTTAATACGTATTAGGAAGTCCTATGTTTTTTAAGATATTTAAATAATTGGAGAGATGCATGCTTGGAGaattttaatatgattttttaatcatataaaaggATTTTCAGATTAATTTATATGCACCAAATTCAAGTctctttttcattaattttttatgctatttgtaaattttttttgCAGGTATAAACCTACAAGACCAAAGAAAATATCGAGTGAGTTAGCTGGAGTAAACTCTCCAGTATTTAAATTAGTATATGtaatgaataaaatataaaattgactAAAGATACATTCTCATTCATCAATTTAAtagattttaaattattttttctaaagtatttttcaTCAAAATTAAATTCTTGTTGTAAGAGAATTCTCGAACTAATTATTATGAATTCTAATACAATTATTGTTTAATATCAATTGAAATTTCGTGTAAAATTCAGGAGTAgactactattttttttttttgttattttctcggATGTTTTAACTGACTAATTTAGTTTGAATGTGAACTGACATAAATTTGAAGTCTTCCCTAAAATATTGCAATAAAACAAGCATGGTAGAGGAATATTTCACTAAAACTAAATTAATCTCAACTATATATATAACATTTGGATTTTTTAAAGAGTATTGTActtaacttataaaaattaaCTGATAAGTATTTTATAAGCTAATTTGAATttataagcatttaaaattttaagtaattacATATTTAGTTAAAATACTTATTAGTAATTGATACATAATTAACgtgtttgataaaaaaataacttataagcaTATTCATTTTTAAAATGACTCAAAAGTATATTAAATGAGACctttaatgaaattttaaaaattaaattaaaataatataataaaatatttaataaaactaatttatAAACTCAatctataaatttaaaaattattataaatggatatattaaattatttttaaagtttataaTATAATTTGACTGGCTTTTAAATTAAGACAAATAATCTCTTAGTTAGAGGACAATTTATTATTAGAAAATGAGTTACAATATGATGTTTGTCCTAATTTACATGTAATTCTTTTAAGCcacatgtaattaattaaaaccAATAATTATTTTGACAAGTGCAACATATATATAAGTAATAAATTAATTggaataaagaagaagaagaataaattAAATCGGCCGACAAAGGGACGCCTGGCCACATGGTTTTGGGACCACCTGCACTCAGCAGGCCCGAattaaattttcatgttttaaGATATTTTGTCTGGTAACAACTATGCATTGCAATCTTCAGTGTATATTTGAGTTTTTGGCTGAAAGTCTCTGTAACATGCACTGCTCTAGCCCTCGAAAAATAATGTTATGCAAAGAACACGCACACACACTAATGTTATGCAAAGAACACGCGCGTGCgcatacacacatatatataacttgaaattttcaggtcaatAAGTAATTTGTACATTGCCTATAACCaaaaaaaagatgagaaagatAAAGGCTACTCTGACACTCAAGTCAATAAATATCAAAGAGAGAGCAAATACTGAAGAATAATGATCGAATAGAATTATATTGTCTGCCTTAGTGATATTGTGAACCATATTTATAGGGTTGGGTATGATGCCTTTTCTACCCTATTCAGGATTTGCTAACTCATATCCAATCATCCTCTTCTATATATTACTAAAAAATGTTACTAACCGTGCAGCGAGATTCCTGGCAGGAACTTAACACATCCTATCAGCATGGATCTAACTTTCAACCGAACACCCTATTTTGTCCGAGCATCTTTCATTTCATCAGAACTTCTTGCTCTTGTCCAAACACCTTATCTTATCTGAATATATTATGTCCTGATCAGGCATTTTATGTTTTATCCGAACATATTATGTCCTAACTGAACACCTCATATTCTATCTAAACATGTTATGTCCTAATCGAACATCTTATGTTCTAATCTGATTCGGATTTGAAGATCCAAATCCCTTTCCATTTGGGTTGGACTTTTATTGATACTATATCAATATTGCTTATTTCATCCAATGTACGCCACAAAATTAAACTTGTACGATATTTTGTTATAGCTTttctattgattttttttttaatttgtctaTGCTACTGTTTGATATATTGAAGTCTACACTATAAAATATACTCAATATGTTGTCTCACATTGGTATTAATTGAGGTATTTAAGCTAAATATAAGACTTAGGTGAAATTCCTCCCCCTGAGCTAGCTTTTGGGGTAAAATTAGACTCAGTTCATTTCTTCTACATGGTATTAAAGCCTACCTTACTTTAATATTTGGCCACTTGTAGATATGTTTGCCTGTAAATTTCacattttatattttcatgtgtGAATGTGAGAAGGTGTGTTATCCCACATTGGTTTGCGATAAAGTATTTGAGCTCAATATTCACGCTCCATGTGTTTGATTCAGGTCGAAAAGTTAACTTCCAATCTTGATAGTCAATCTGAGTTTGTACCACCTCCACAACCTCCTAATGTTACACCCTCACAAGTGCAACCTgcacctccaccaccaccaccaccaccacctgccACAACATCGTTGGAGTTAGCCTAGCAATTTAGGGACGCCAATCATCAAGTGTGTCGCACTACTTTAGTTGGGGTAGGAGTAAAGTGTCTCTTATAAGGTCTTAGACACTCTTCTCCCATTGAGCTAGTTTTTGGAGTGGTTTTAGACTCGGACCATTTTCTCTACGTGATATTAGAGTCTGTATTGCTTTAATGTTTGGCTACTCACAAATATATCTGCCTGCAAACTTCATGCTCCAGATATTTATACCTGGACATGAGGAGGTCTGTTGTCCCATATTAGTTTGGGATAAGATATTTGAGTTAAATACAAAATTTGAGTAAATCTGCACTCCTTGAGCTAACTTTTGAGATACAGTTAAATCCAATCAATTTTTTCTACATAaccattatatttaaaattaatgtgCAACaagattagaaaaaaaaaaaagtgcagaAATACATCATTTTTAGCCTTTTTCTAAATTACCATTCAATTGTATGCattaataaagaaaaatttttatCTATATTTGATGtcttataaatttaagatatcaTATATAATTTGATTTATATATAACATTGGTGAGATCTATATATCTGTCTTGTATTCATAATGAATCACGTTAAAATGATGAAGATGTATATTTTGCAACTTTACAACCAATCGTATGGGCATGTGAACCAATTTGCTTGGTTTATTTTCCGCCCGATTTCAATCACAAGTCatttattatgtatgaaaaactGATCAACAATAGGGTCCCCACAAATATCATCACGCCTGTACGTATTCACTTTTCAGAGACTTGGAAGGAAACCCTAGTAGGAACGGAACATGCAGCTAGAGGTCCCCCACAAGGCATTGTTAGCTGCAACAAGAACGACCAGTGCAGATTTGTCAACGTAGAGATTAGGATTCAGGAGCCCATCTTTTCACAGAACCAAACAATATTTCATCAGCCAGACGGATTTAACTTGTGCCTCAGCCAATGTAAAAGCTAATAAGACAAAATCTTCCAtttacattttctttttcttgGTATATAAATTGGACCTCCTAACCTCACAAACCTGCCGGAAACGATCGACTCCAGTACTAGATTCAAATTTATGACCTCACAGTCCTGTCAGAGACGATATATAGGCTCCTTTATCACTTCACCAAAGCTCATAATTGGTAAATCTTGCATTAACATTAATATATATGGACAGGAAATTAAATAAGGTGGTGGGTGGTCACCCACTATCCCTTTCTTGCTCCATTCTATGTCCTCCTCATACCTACGTGTTGTAACCTTCACATGTGCTGGCGAACATCATCACATGGGCATGAGTCCTGCGGTGGTCGACAGTGGTAGCCTTTTAGGTTTAGGAATTAGGATGGTCCGGCAAGAATTGCCCTTGAATTCACCGACCATAGAAATTGACCCATCTGATTAGACATGAGCCCGCTAGGTAAAGCTCCAAACagggagatcgagagagagtcatATACGAGTGTGAGACAAGACTTCACTAGATGTTTACTTCTTTCGGTGATCTTGAGTACTCTAATTTCCTCTCATCTCATACTTGATGTTTGTAAGAGATGTTCATCGTTTGGACATTTGTTTTGACTACGTCATGCTTGTGATCCATGAACATGCCTATCTAGCTTAATTAGTTAACTTCCTGAATTATTGGACACATACCACTGCTTATACCTAATTAATCGTATACCCAATACAAAAATATATgagtcttatttattttatatgtgagtctcaatatatatattatattttaaatctatAACGAATCAAGTTTAaacaaaaaattttttattatgggtaaaaaaaattaatatgtgAATAGTTAAAGCACTGTTGTTGGAATAATTTTAGACATAATTAAAtgacattttgttaattattacaAAATTTTGTGTCGTCTTGCAATGCAGAAAATTTGATGACGAAAAGATTGTTTCAAATTGTATCACGCAATCGCGACAATGACACCCATATAGAAGCACCGGACAATTAAGcatcatatatatagggcctgttATGTTTAAGCATTAATTGATGGCCAATTCAAACTCGTTTTAATTGTATTTATCATCTAGGTAGATGATTGTTTTTATCAATCACCTAGGAATATTCacattttttttaacaattaggGTGTTTCGAGCTAACTCTTTTCTAATAATCTTAATTAAGGGTATATACCTAAATTGGTTTAgaatattcaaaataaataattctgGATCTTACTCTTTAACAAAGTTGTACCCTAATtaataaagagaaaaagaaaaaagagagatcTCATCTTTACTAATTAGATTAtctcattttttatatttttttcatcTAAACCCGATCCATTATgagtacaaaatataaaatatatggtgAGACCCACTATTAAATAGATAGATCccacatatttatattttgggTCCATAATGGACCATGGTAAAAAAATTTCCTTTGTTCTTACTAACTAGACTAACTCTATTAAGCGGAGTATTGACATAATTTGGAATTCATATTTTAAACAAGAAATGTATTATGGAGCATTTATGTATAAAgcatattatttatataaattgattttaGAAACGAAAAGAAATTCAGTAACAAACacacttttatatcaaaaagtaATGAAAAAGAACTTAGTGATTGAATATATCTTTGGAAAAGAAATAATCCTATAAACCGATTGTGATGTAGGAGAAGAACCATACCACACAATAAGAAAATATGATGATTAAAAGATTACATTACATGGTGGACCACTTTTACATTACTAACCCCTAAATTCACTTTTAAGCTGGCTGCTAAATAATATCACCATTCATCTttctttggttaattacatgaatgAAGATACCCATTAAAAGGACCTTTTCTTTGGTTTTCCCCCTTGGCcttattgttttcttttttggAATTTAGTCTTCATTCCTATTCAatatcactttacattatagaaAAGGATGACATCTTTAGTGCCTATCAATTCTTCGATATCTT encodes:
- the LOC110671513 gene encoding uncharacterized protein LOC110671513 gives rise to the protein MKPSLLVSLLLLSFLLHEAKGIRLEKGFMQVGHQKIHEDKSSLIERSSGAFGEVILCKEGHCTGMNRKLTTVTTSTTSPTTTSSKNEENRGENKANSMSSKDRSSNGEVVGEREKFTINSSPTSARQEVTHDDHYVDIMDYSPARRKPPIHN